Proteins encoded together in one Methanobrevibacter millerae window:
- a CDS encoding translation initiation factor IF-6 encodes MLRRIDIVGNPNIGVFIQATDDFVIVPYNLIDEKVKVVEEIMEVPAIKSSISGSSLIGSLSVANSRGIVVSPHVLDREVKQFEEMGLEVAALPDRYTAVGNIVAANDNGAIASPFLSEDAINTIESTLDVNVESSSMVGSDIIGSLISVTNKGFLISGNAVESEVNFSQEVFGVEGNVGTVGKGIPLVGACSIANSNGAIVAKNSTGPEMARVEEALGFLDDL; translated from the coding sequence ATGTTGAGAAGAATTGATATTGTAGGAAACCCTAACATAGGTGTTTTCATTCAGGCAACCGACGATTTCGTCATCGTTCCGTACAATCTGATTGATGAGAAGGTCAAGGTTGTTGAGGAAATAATGGAAGTCCCTGCAATCAAATCATCTATCTCCGGAAGTAGCCTTATTGGATCTTTATCTGTGGCCAATTCACGCGGTATTGTTGTTTCCCCACATGTTCTAGACAGAGAAGTTAAGCAGTTTGAAGAAATGGGTCTTGAAGTGGCCGCCCTTCCCGACAGGTATACTGCTGTTGGAAACATCGTGGCCGCAAACGATAACGGGGCTATTGCAAGTCCATTCCTATCCGAAGATGCCATTAACACTATCGAAAGCACATTGGACGTCAATGTCGAGTCCAGTTCAATGGTCGGAAGCGACATCATAGGATCACTGATATCCGTTACCAATAAGGGCTTTCTGATTAGCGGAAACGCTGTTGAAAGTGAAGTTAACTTCTCTCAAGAGGTATTTGGTGTTGAGGGCAACGTCGGTACTGTGGGCAAGGGAATTCCTTTGGTCGGCGCATGTTCCATTGCAAATTCAAATGGAGCAATCGTAGCAAAAAACAGTACTGGTCCTGAAATGGCTAGAGTTGAAGAAGCGTTAGGCTTTTTAGATGATTTATAA
- the rpl18a gene encoding 50S ribosomal protein L18Ae, translating into MITKIYRVKGTFVMGDEFHKFVKEYKATCEADVEQKIYERFGSKHGITRNQIKISEISEIAPEEVLDPIVKEIL; encoded by the coding sequence ATGATAACTAAAATTTACAGAGTAAAAGGTACTTTTGTAATGGGCGATGAATTTCATAAATTTGTAAAAGAGTACAAAGCTACTTGCGAAGCTGATGTAGAGCAAAAGATTTATGAACGTTTCGGAAGCAAACACGGCATTACCAGAAACCAGATTAAGATTTCTGAAATCTCCGAAATTGCTCCTGAAGAAGTCTTAGACCCAATTGTAAAAGAGATCTTATAA
- the pfdA gene encoding prefoldin subunit alpha, translating into MQDQQKLNEIINEINAYNQQADLVRQQIELIQSSIAEVDALTTTLDDLNGEKAVEAFVPVGAGSFIKGELKDTDEIIISIGAGYAIKKDAEGAKEIISGQKKDLEDSLDKMLASLQQISDILANLQGQAQQIQSAAQGGVTGY; encoded by the coding sequence ATGCAAGATCAGCAAAAACTAAATGAGATCATCAATGAAATCAATGCATACAACCAGCAGGCAGATTTGGTTCGCCAGCAAATCGAACTGATTCAGTCTTCCATTGCTGAAGTCGATGCATTGACAACCACCCTGGACGACTTGAACGGTGAAAAGGCCGTTGAAGCTTTCGTTCCTGTAGGTGCAGGTTCTTTCATTAAGGGTGAGCTCAAGGACACAGACGAAATCATTATAAGTATTGGTGCAGGATACGCCATCAAAAAGGATGCTGAAGGCGCCAAGGAGATTATCTCCGGGCAGAAAAAGGATTTGGAAGACAGCTTGGATAAGATGCTTGCAAGTTTACAGCAAATTTCCGATATCTTGGCTAATCTCCAGGGTCAGGCCCAGCAAATCCAGTCAGCAGCTCAGGGCGGCGTAACCGGTTATTAA